One region of Ahniella affigens genomic DNA includes:
- a CDS encoding DUF6580 family putative transport protein produces MSSPKLLSPRVSVLLVLVFAAALSRLLPHPMNFSPIEALALFSGAMFAKRWVGILVPLAAMLVSDLFLGLHAGMPIIYGMILLITLFGRVLGTQPKAGKVLGASVLSVLAFFLVTNAFVWLEGSMYPMTGSGLLACYVAGIPFLDNQLAGALFFSTLLFGGFALLRQRFPQLSTQTA; encoded by the coding sequence ATGTCGTCGCCCAAACTCCTGTCGCCCCGTGTCTCGGTTTTGCTCGTTCTGGTGTTCGCTGCAGCGCTGAGCCGTCTGTTGCCGCATCCGATGAATTTCAGCCCGATCGAGGCGTTGGCCCTGTTCTCTGGCGCCATGTTCGCCAAGCGCTGGGTCGGCATTCTGGTGCCGCTCGCCGCCATGCTCGTGTCCGATCTGTTCCTCGGTTTGCATGCAGGCATGCCGATCATCTACGGAATGATTCTGCTGATCACGCTGTTCGGCCGCGTCCTCGGCACCCAACCCAAGGCGGGCAAAGTGCTCGGCGCCTCGGTGCTCAGCGTCCTCGCGTTCTTCCTGGTGACCAATGCCTTTGTCTGGCTCGAAGGCAGCATGTATCCGATGACGGGCAGTGGTTTGCTGGCGTGCTATGTGGCTGGGATTCCATTCCTGGACAACCAACTGGCCGGCGCACTGTTCTTTAGCACGCTCCTGTTCGGCGGTTTCGCACTGCTGCGGCAGCGCTTTCCGCAGTTGTCGACCCAAACTGCCTGA
- a CDS encoding cob(I)yrinic acid a,c-diamide adenosyltransferase, with the protein MGNRLTRIYTRTGDDGSTGLGDGTRVSKDSARVSAYGTVDELNSAIGTVLACELPEPVRDCLVEIQHELFDLGGELCIPGAAMVHDADITRLENRLDGFNADLPALKDFILPGGGMAAAHCHLARTIARRAEREVVTLSHHDAVRPEAVRYLNRLSDLLFVIARVLARFSGQGEVLWRHERRKR; encoded by the coding sequence ATGGGCAATCGGCTGACTCGGATCTATACGCGAACCGGTGACGATGGCAGCACCGGTCTCGGCGACGGCACACGGGTCTCGAAAGACTCGGCACGGGTCAGCGCCTATGGCACCGTCGATGAATTGAATAGCGCGATCGGCACCGTGCTCGCGTGCGAGCTGCCGGAGCCGGTTCGCGATTGTCTCGTCGAGATTCAGCACGAGTTGTTCGATCTCGGTGGCGAGCTCTGCATTCCGGGCGCGGCGATGGTCCATGATGCGGACATCACGCGACTTGAGAATCGACTGGATGGCTTTAACGCCGATCTGCCGGCGTTGAAGGATTTCATTCTGCCAGGTGGGGGCATGGCCGCCGCGCATTGCCATCTGGCGCGAACGATTGCCCGCCGCGCCGAACGCGAGGTCGTCACACTGTCGCATCACGACGCCGTGCGTCCTGAAGCCGTGCGGTATCTGAACCGACTCTCTGATCTGCTGTTCGTCATAGCGCGCGTTCTGGCCCGTTTCAGCGGCCAGGGCGAAGTTCTTTGGCGGCATGAGCGCCGCAAACGCTGA